The proteins below are encoded in one region of Caulobacter henricii:
- a CDS encoding efflux RND transporter permease subunit, which translates to MISDLSVRRPVFAAVAAILLCVIGLAAFTGLPIRELPNVDPPVVSVSTAYRGASAEVIEERITQVIERQVSGIQGIDRVNSSSRDGRSQISITFTLDRDLDDAANDVRDAVSRVSANLPDQADPPQIAKATADSSPIIILNLTSSSLSPLELADYADRYLVERMSTVPGVAQAGLNGQLYAMRIWLNPDAMAARGVTVDDIENALNSQNVELPAGSLESDSKDFTIRVTRSYSKPEDFAKLPLRPANASGFVIRLGDVARVEEGSNERRKLFRGNTVNQVGIFLTRQSQANDVAISEVVDREIEDINKTLPPGTQLIKAVDNSVFTAEAIHEVWVTMGIAIGLVAMVNLLFLGSWRAALIPSIVAPICILSTFIVLAPLGFSLNLLTLLALVLAVGLVVDDAIVVVENIQRRVDEGEPAPVAALRGTRQVFFAVVATTVVLISVFAPLMFLPGYTGRLFVELAVAIAAAVGFSALLAFTLSPMLASKLLRPAGSSGWLARKVDWAMDRLKDSYRHSLESLLAARAANWATGAVVIVLALAAGGLFVLLPKEMVPAEDRGRVDISINGPEGAGFDYTVKAANEVERLLEKYRADGIADRTIISVPRFGQSQFNTGNGVLVLKGWGERDKTADEVAAELNKSLNKITGVRAVASVRGAFQRGGGGGGGGGTNVDLIAVGNDYVELANWLKPMLEAAQDNPGLSRPRIDYEPTSPRLSVQIDRDKAASLGISAQSIGRALETMFGSRRATTYIKNGQEYDVILQSSLEQRRSVADLDQLQVRTQSGTLVPLSTVVTTQLRGDTPDRPRVDRLRSVTLTAQLAPGYTVEDAVKFLQEQAAARPTPGVSIKWGGQAKDYLEASGAVGVAFGLALLLVFLVLAAQFESWIHPAVIMTTVPLAVLGGLFGLLMTGSTINTYSQIGLIILVGIAAKNGILIVEFANQLRDEGLKVKEAVIEAAALRLRPIIMTSIATAMGALPLVLWTGAGAGSRQTIGAVIFMGAIFATLLTLFVVPVFYNLLARFTKSPEWTARQIEDYEAREQSGEGQSSPA; encoded by the coding sequence ATGATCTCGGATCTTTCCGTCCGCCGTCCGGTTTTTGCCGCCGTTGCGGCGATCCTCCTCTGTGTGATCGGCCTGGCGGCCTTCACGGGTCTGCCGATCCGCGAACTGCCCAATGTCGACCCGCCGGTGGTATCGGTTTCCACGGCCTATCGTGGCGCGTCTGCGGAGGTCATTGAGGAACGGATCACCCAGGTCATCGAACGCCAGGTTTCGGGCATTCAGGGCATCGATCGCGTCAACTCCTCCTCGCGCGACGGCCGCTCGCAGATCAGCATCACGTTCACCCTGGACCGCGACCTGGACGACGCCGCGAACGATGTGCGTGACGCGGTCAGCCGGGTGTCGGCCAATCTGCCGGACCAGGCCGACCCGCCCCAGATCGCCAAGGCCACGGCCGATAGTTCGCCGATCATCATCCTGAACCTGACGTCGAGCTCGCTCTCCCCGCTGGAGCTGGCAGACTATGCAGACCGCTATCTCGTCGAGCGAATGTCGACAGTTCCGGGTGTCGCCCAGGCCGGGCTGAATGGCCAACTCTACGCCATGCGGATCTGGCTGAATCCCGACGCCATGGCCGCGCGTGGCGTCACCGTGGATGACATCGAGAACGCCCTAAACAGTCAGAATGTCGAGCTTCCTGCCGGCTCGCTCGAGAGCGACAGCAAGGACTTCACGATCCGCGTTACGCGGAGCTATTCCAAGCCCGAAGACTTCGCGAAGCTGCCGCTCCGGCCTGCCAATGCCAGCGGTTTCGTCATCAGGCTCGGCGATGTGGCCCGGGTCGAAGAGGGCTCGAACGAGCGCCGCAAGCTCTTCCGGGGCAATACCGTCAATCAGGTCGGCATTTTCCTGACGCGTCAGTCGCAGGCCAATGATGTGGCCATCTCCGAAGTTGTCGACCGCGAAATCGAGGATATCAACAAGACCCTGCCGCCGGGCACGCAACTGATCAAGGCCGTCGACAACTCAGTCTTCACGGCCGAGGCGATCCATGAAGTCTGGGTCACCATGGGAATTGCCATCGGACTGGTGGCGATGGTGAACCTGCTTTTCCTGGGCAGTTGGCGGGCAGCGCTGATCCCATCAATCGTCGCGCCGATCTGCATCCTGTCGACCTTTATCGTGCTGGCGCCGCTCGGCTTTTCGCTCAATCTGCTGACCCTTCTGGCGCTGGTTCTGGCCGTCGGCCTGGTCGTCGATGACGCGATCGTGGTGGTCGAAAACATCCAGAGGCGGGTCGATGAGGGCGAGCCGGCACCCGTCGCCGCCTTGCGCGGCACGCGTCAGGTGTTCTTCGCTGTTGTCGCCACGACTGTCGTGCTGATCTCTGTCTTTGCGCCCCTGATGTTCCTGCCGGGCTATACCGGACGTCTGTTTGTCGAACTGGCAGTGGCCATCGCCGCAGCGGTCGGGTTTTCGGCCCTGCTGGCTTTCACCCTGTCGCCGATGCTGGCCTCAAAGCTTCTGCGACCAGCCGGCAGCAGCGGGTGGTTGGCCCGCAAGGTCGACTGGGCGATGGACAGGTTGAAGGATAGCTATCGTCATTCGCTGGAAAGCTTGCTGGCCGCGCGCGCAGCGAACTGGGCGACAGGCGCGGTGGTCATTGTTCTGGCCCTGGCGGCCGGCGGCCTCTTTGTCCTGTTGCCGAAGGAAATGGTGCCGGCTGAAGACCGCGGCCGTGTGGATATCTCGATCAATGGCCCTGAAGGGGCCGGCTTCGACTACACCGTCAAGGCGGCCAATGAGGTTGAGCGCCTTCTCGAAAAGTACCGTGCTGACGGCATTGCAGATCGAACGATCATTTCGGTGCCGCGCTTTGGGCAGAGCCAGTTCAATACCGGCAACGGCGTTCTGGTTTTGAAAGGCTGGGGCGAGCGGGACAAGACGGCCGATGAAGTCGCCGCCGAGCTTAACAAGAGCCTCAACAAGATCACCGGCGTGCGGGCCGTGGCCAGTGTGCGCGGTGCCTTCCAGCGCGGCGGCGGCGGCGGTGGTGGCGGCGGTACCAATGTCGATCTGATCGCCGTCGGCAATGACTATGTGGAACTGGCCAATTGGCTCAAGCCCATGCTGGAGGCCGCGCAGGACAATCCCGGCCTCTCGCGGCCGCGCATCGACTATGAGCCGACATCGCCACGCCTTTCAGTGCAGATCGACCGCGACAAGGCCGCGAGCCTCGGGATCTCGGCCCAGTCCATAGGCCGGGCCCTGGAGACCATGTTCGGATCGCGCCGGGCGACCACCTACATCAAGAACGGCCAAGAGTACGATGTGATCCTCCAGTCCTCACTGGAGCAACGCCGTAGTGTGGCTGACCTTGACCAGCTTCAGGTCCGGACCCAGTCGGGCACACTGGTGCCCCTCTCGACCGTGGTCACGACCCAGCTGCGAGGCGACACGCCTGACCGTCCGCGCGTTGACCGTCTGCGGTCGGTGACCCTCACTGCACAACTCGCACCCGGCTATACTGTCGAAGATGCCGTCAAGTTCCTGCAGGAACAGGCGGCTGCCCGACCCACGCCAGGCGTCAGCATCAAATGGGGCGGACAGGCCAAGGACTATCTGGAAGCGTCCGGCGCAGTGGGCGTCGCTTTTGGCTTGGCCCTGCTGCTGGTTTTCCTCGTTCTGGCCGCACAGTTCGAAAGCTGGATCCATCCGGCCGTGATCATGACGACCGTTCCGCTGGCGGTGCTCGGCGGGCTGTTTGGTCTGCTGATGACAGGATCGACGATCAACACCTACAGCCAGATCGGTCTGATCATCCTGGTCGGCATTGCCGCCAAGAACGGCATTCTGATTGTCGAGTTCGCCAACCAGCTTCGTGACGAGGGTCTCAAGGTGAAGGAGGCGGTGATCGAAGCCGCCGCCCTGCGGTTGCGCCCGATCATCATGACCTCTATTGCTACCGCCATGGGGGCCCTGCCTCTGGTCCTGTGGACGGGGGCCGGGGCCGGCAGCCGGCAGACGATCGGAGCCGTGATCTTCATGGGCGCGATCTTCGCCACCCTTCTGACCCTGTTCGTTGTGCCGGTGTTCTACAACCTTCTGGCGCGCTTTACGAAGTCTCCGGAGTGGACGGCGCGGCAGATCGAGGACTATGAAGCCCGGGAACAAAGCGGTGAGGGGCAATCCTCACCGGCATAA
- a CDS encoding transketolase — MPDGSMTAKRQEIALLRRIEERILWLASWTIHNANHLRESRDGLKVGGHQASCASMTTLMTALYMKALRPQDRVAVKPHASPVFHAIQHLFGRQSLDNLKRFRSLGGAQSYPSRTKDVDDVDFSTGSVGLGVAMTAFASLAQDYLAARGAVKPESMGRMISLLGDAELDEGNIYEALIEACKHDVRNTWWIVDYNRQSLDATTQDRMFTRYGEIFEAAGWTVETLKWSRRQRDAFAKPGGEALRSWIETAPNDLYSALTYQGGSAWRERLNADLAEDLAALALIASYKDADLGELMTELGGHCLETLLEAFERASHDDAPRFFIAYTVKGLRLPFQGHKDNHAGLMTPTQIAELRQRLGVVAGEEWDPLSGLSSAERTAIKGLLARAPFAADVVRQHQAPSIATPSADELLAAVAGGGEQSTQSAFGKVMFEISRRSDEFSGRVVTTSPDVTVSTNLGGFVNRRGVFHRRAHDDVFKRRRIPSAQVWSMAETGQHVELGIAENNLFIALAALGLTAPLFGERLFPVGTLYDPFIARGLDALNYACYQDARFLLVATPSGLTLAPEGGAHQSINSPVIGMAQPGLDTYEPAFADETAVLMARAFERIQDPTGSSTYLRLSTRALVQPERTDDSWRKGTIDGAYWLRPPLPGARLALVFSGALAPEALAAFEALKEDMPEAGLLAVTSADVLHRDWTRSGRARWSGEGAQGSTIETLLSDLDRNAGLVTLTDGSPLALSWLGSVRGQRLRALGLETFGQSGDLPDLYGKYRLDADAVLDACADLLA, encoded by the coding sequence ATGCCTGACGGCTCAATGACCGCCAAGCGGCAGGAGATTGCGCTCCTGCGCCGTATAGAGGAACGCATTCTCTGGTTGGCGTCCTGGACGATCCACAACGCCAATCACCTGCGGGAGAGTCGTGACGGACTGAAAGTCGGGGGGCACCAGGCGTCCTGCGCATCGATGACCACCCTGATGACCGCGCTCTACATGAAGGCGCTGCGGCCGCAGGATCGGGTGGCAGTCAAGCCGCACGCCAGTCCGGTTTTCCACGCCATCCAGCATCTGTTCGGCCGTCAGAGCCTGGACAATCTCAAGCGTTTCCGGTCGCTAGGCGGGGCGCAGTCCTATCCGTCCCGTACCAAGGATGTCGATGACGTCGACTTCTCGACCGGGTCGGTGGGCCTTGGCGTGGCCATGACGGCCTTTGCCTCCCTGGCCCAGGACTATCTGGCGGCACGCGGGGCCGTAAAACCGGAATCCATGGGGCGGATGATATCGCTACTTGGCGATGCCGAGCTGGATGAAGGCAACATCTATGAGGCCCTGATCGAGGCCTGCAAACATGACGTTCGCAACACCTGGTGGATCGTCGATTACAATCGCCAGAGCCTGGACGCGACGACCCAGGACCGCATGTTCACGCGGTATGGTGAGATCTTCGAGGCCGCTGGCTGGACTGTGGAAACCCTCAAATGGTCCCGTCGTCAGCGCGATGCCTTCGCCAAACCGGGCGGAGAAGCCTTGCGGTCCTGGATCGAAACCGCCCCCAATGATCTCTATTCGGCCCTGACATACCAAGGGGGATCGGCCTGGCGCGAGCGTCTTAATGCCGATCTGGCTGAAGACCTCGCGGCACTGGCCCTGATCGCGTCCTACAAGGACGCAGACCTCGGTGAGCTGATGACCGAACTGGGCGGGCATTGTCTTGAGACCCTGCTCGAGGCTTTCGAACGCGCCAGTCACGACGATGCTCCAAGGTTCTTCATCGCCTATACGGTCAAGGGCTTGCGGCTACCGTTCCAGGGGCACAAGGACAACCACGCAGGCCTGATGACCCCGACACAGATCGCCGAGCTGCGGCAGCGTCTGGGCGTTGTCGCGGGCGAGGAGTGGGATCCTCTGTCTGGCCTGTCCAGCGCCGAACGCACCGCAATCAAGGGTCTGCTGGCCCGTGCGCCCTTTGCCGCAGATGTTGTGCGCCAGCATCAGGCCCCGTCTATCGCAACGCCCAGCGCCGACGAGCTGTTGGCGGCCGTGGCCGGAGGTGGGGAGCAGTCTACCCAGTCGGCGTTCGGCAAGGTGATGTTCGAGATTTCGCGCCGCAGCGACGAGTTCTCGGGCCGGGTGGTGACCACCTCGCCCGACGTCACCGTCTCGACCAATCTGGGCGGGTTCGTCAATCGACGCGGCGTCTTCCATCGGCGGGCGCATGACGATGTCTTCAAGCGCCGCCGTATCCCATCGGCCCAGGTGTGGTCGATGGCCGAGACCGGTCAACATGTCGAACTCGGCATTGCCGAGAACAACCTGTTCATTGCTCTGGCGGCCCTGGGGCTGACAGCGCCGCTGTTTGGCGAACGTCTGTTTCCCGTGGGGACGTTGTACGATCCCTTTATCGCCCGCGGTCTCGATGCCCTGAACTATGCCTGCTATCAGGATGCGCGTTTCCTGCTGGTCGCTACGCCCAGTGGCCTGACGCTCGCACCGGAGGGGGGCGCGCACCAGTCGATCAACAGCCCTGTGATCGGCATGGCCCAGCCGGGGCTCGACACCTATGAGCCGGCCTTCGCTGACGAGACGGCGGTGCTTATGGCCCGTGCCTTCGAGCGCATTCAGGATCCGACGGGGTCCTCGACCTATTTGCGGCTTTCGACCCGGGCTCTTGTCCAGCCAGAGCGTACAGATGATTCCTGGCGAAAAGGCACCATCGACGGGGCCTATTGGCTCAGGCCGCCCCTGCCGGGTGCCCGCCTCGCGCTGGTCTTTAGCGGGGCTCTGGCCCCGGAGGCCCTGGCCGCCTTTGAAGCCCTGAAGGAGGACATGCCCGAGGCCGGTCTTCTGGCCGTGACGTCCGCTGATGTTTTGCATCGGGACTGGACCCGGAGTGGACGCGCGCGCTGGTCAGGCGAGGGTGCGCAGGGTTCGACCATCGAGACCCTGCTGTCGGACCTGGACCGCAATGCAGGCCTGGTCACCTTGACCGACGGCTCGCCCCTGGCGCTCTCGTGGCTTGGATCGGTTCGTGGCCAACGCTTGCGGGCGTTGGGCCTGGAAACCTTTGGGCAGTCCGGGGACCTGCCTGACCTCTATGGCAAGTATCGACTGGATGCCGACGCCGTGCTCGACGCCTGCGCAGACCTGTTGGCCTAG
- a CDS encoding nuclear transport factor 2 family protein: protein MRQERALLAKAYDAFNARDAAALGAVLHDEAQWPDSLEGGQVQGRQAVIDYFARQFDLMQLDARLVTVREEPPARIVLEIQYAVRSREGQLWSDTRAVLAYDFADGLIRRMTVLEGL from the coding sequence TTGCGACAAGAACGCGCCCTTCTGGCCAAGGCCTATGACGCTTTCAATGCTCGGGATGCCGCTGCCCTCGGCGCGGTCCTGCATGACGAAGCGCAATGGCCCGACAGTCTTGAAGGGGGCCAGGTTCAGGGGCGTCAGGCCGTAATCGACTATTTCGCCCGGCAGTTCGACCTCATGCAATTGGACGCCCGGCTTGTGACGGTTCGTGAAGAACCGCCGGCCCGGATCGTACTTGAAATCCAGTACGCCGTCAGAAGCCGCGAAGGGCAGCTGTGGTCCGACACCCGAGCTGTTCTGGCCTATGACTTTGCTGACGGCTTGATCCGGCGAATGACCGTGCTGGAAGGCCTCTAG
- a CDS encoding nuclear transport factor 2 family protein: protein MTSREAQILELYEAFNNRAFDDFFARVTADVDWTNDIDDSRLIGKAALRHYTLDETTALRAEFAPIHVQVLGNSRVAVLAHQTIRSASDGSVWSETRVRHIFTLEDGLVTRMDSQRDEASQDKAVTLVLSALHRAIEDHDIEAVVALFHPEARIPESLDQGLLVGHEQIRAYFLRQFVEIQVSTRLLWVHPLPDDRADAIVHVTVHDPRGDLQWEGQVSASYRLDQGLIAEMTFALLSGS, encoded by the coding sequence ATGACATCCCGCGAAGCCCAGATTCTCGAACTCTACGAAGCGTTCAACAACCGGGCGTTCGATGATTTCTTCGCCAGGGTGACAGCCGATGTCGACTGGACCAACGACATCGACGACAGCCGACTGATCGGCAAGGCGGCTCTCCGCCACTACACGCTCGATGAGACCACGGCCTTACGCGCGGAATTCGCGCCGATCCACGTCCAGGTTCTCGGGAATAGTCGAGTTGCGGTCCTGGCCCACCAGACCATTCGCAGCGCATCCGACGGCTCTGTGTGGTCTGAAACACGAGTGCGGCACATCTTCACGCTCGAAGATGGTCTGGTCACACGTATGGACTCCCAGCGCGACGAAGCCAGCCAGGACAAGGCCGTCACCCTTGTCCTTAGTGCGTTGCATAGAGCCATTGAGGACCACGATATTGAGGCTGTGGTCGCCCTGTTCCATCCAGAGGCCCGTATCCCGGAGAGTCTGGACCAAGGCCTTCTGGTGGGCCACGAGCAGATCCGAGCCTATTTTCTCCGGCAGTTTGTGGAGATCCAGGTCAGTACGAGACTGCTGTGGGTGCACCCCCTTCCTGACGACCGTGCAGACGCGATCGTCCATGTGACCGTCCACGACCCCCGGGGTGACTTACAGTGGGAGGGACAGGTTTCGGCAAGCTATCGGCTTGACCAGGGCCTCATCGCCGAAATGACCTTTGCACTGCTCTCAGGAAGCTGA
- a CDS encoding c-type cytochrome, producing the protein MRLFPIAAIAALSVSLVACSKTENGSEAKTAPAPTATAGPSDAEKAALLATLPAPYNGGDLANGQRKFALCRSCHTIAEGGPALTGPNLYGVFGRQAGALADFAYSPAVKAAGFVWDGEHLDKWLADPRGFMPGTKMSFAGLKDPKDRIDLIAYLKVETGYKPAT; encoded by the coding sequence ATGCGCCTTTTTCCAATCGCCGCTATCGCGGCACTCAGCGTGTCCCTGGTTGCTTGCTCAAAGACCGAAAACGGGTCCGAGGCTAAAACCGCGCCCGCTCCGACTGCCACAGCGGGTCCGAGCGACGCTGAAAAGGCCGCACTGCTCGCCACCCTTCCCGCCCCTTACAATGGCGGCGACCTGGCCAATGGTCAGCGGAAGTTCGCCCTTTGCCGCTCGTGCCACACTATCGCAGAGGGCGGCCCTGCCCTGACGGGTCCGAACCTCTACGGCGTGTTCGGAAGACAGGCCGGTGCGCTTGCGGACTTCGCCTACTCCCCCGCCGTCAAGGCGGCCGGCTTTGTCTGGGACGGTGAACACCTGGACAAGTGGCTTGCAGATCCGCGCGGTTTCATGCCCGGCACCAAGATGTCGTTCGCCGGTCTGAAGGACCCGAAGGATCGTATCGATCTGATCGCCTATCTGAAGGTCGAGACGGGCTACAAGCCTGCAACATGA
- a CDS encoding GcrA family cell cycle regulator, translating to MDWNEERTAVLKKLWLEGMSASQVARQLGGVSRSAVIGKVHRLGITAREMPVRPRASSARVSNRVQVRARSTTPIAPVRNPVIRVAPTIVDLEPTSGILGLETHSCRWPIGNPDQTDFGFCGREKPKRGSYCDLHAQGAFRRFQSAGEIEAWTRRGVPEKRVQQRLG from the coding sequence ATGGATTGGAACGAGGAACGTACTGCGGTTCTGAAGAAGCTCTGGCTTGAAGGCATGAGCGCAAGCCAGGTGGCCCGACAGCTGGGCGGCGTCAGCCGGAGCGCTGTCATCGGCAAGGTTCATCGCCTTGGCATCACCGCTCGAGAGATGCCGGTACGCCCCCGGGCATCGTCCGCGCGCGTGTCGAACCGGGTCCAGGTCCGTGCGCGTTCCACCACGCCGATCGCACCGGTCCGAAACCCGGTCATCCGGGTGGCTCCGACCATCGTCGACCTCGAGCCCACCTCGGGCATTCTTGGCCTCGAGACACACTCCTGTCGCTGGCCGATTGGCAATCCGGACCAGACGGATTTCGGCTTCTGCGGACGCGAGAAGCCGAAGCGCGGATCCTATTGCGATCTGCATGCCCAGGGGGCTTTCCGGCGCTTTCAGTCCGCCGGCGAGATCGAGGCCTGGACGCGTCGGGGAGTCCCGGAAAAACGGGTCCAACAGCGCCTCGGTTGA
- a CDS encoding MarR family winged helix-turn-helix transcriptional regulator — protein sequence MVVQDVGEDHALPLPSYLGYLLYQTEQHRRALASDCIARHGLTFSKWIAMIALRRFGECSMTRLAKLSASDRTTLTRSIDGLIRDGLVERKTSPSDRRIVVISLTQSGEALLTRIRADIRPLNAEVCRDLTAEEQAVMTGYLRKMLGGLIEEPEWKQDVLAFNTPLEALTAQELSA from the coding sequence ATGGTGGTGCAGGACGTTGGTGAAGATCATGCCCTGCCGCTGCCGAGCTATCTCGGATACCTGCTTTATCAGACCGAACAGCACCGGCGCGCCCTGGCATCCGACTGCATTGCCCGGCATGGCCTGACCTTCTCCAAATGGATCGCCATGATTGCCCTGAGGCGGTTTGGCGAATGCTCCATGACCCGCCTGGCAAAACTCTCGGCCAGCGATCGTACCACCCTGACCCGATCGATTGATGGCTTGATCCGCGATGGTCTGGTTGAGCGCAAGACGTCACCTTCTGACCGTCGCATCGTCGTGATCAGTCTGACGCAGTCAGGCGAGGCCCTGCTCACCCGAATTCGCGCCGATATTCGCCCCCTCAACGCCGAAGTCTGCCGAGATCTGACCGCCGAAGAGCAGGCCGTGATGACTGGCTATTTGCGGAAGATGCTGGGCGGTTTGATCGAAGAGCCCGAGTGGAAGCAGGACGTTCTGGCATTCAATACGCCTCTTGAAGCCCTAACCGCCCAGGAGTTGTCGGCCTAG
- the arfB gene encoding alternative ribosome rescue aminoacyl-tRNA hydrolase ArfB, with the protein MIEITSWLRIDDDELVERAARASGPGGQHVNKTSTAIELRFDVRNSPALPEDVKVRLESLGGSRMTQDGVLVLFAQGSRSQEMNRQEARERLIELIRRATEKPKPRRPTKPTYSSKLKRLETKGKRAGIKSLRGKPRGDD; encoded by the coding sequence ATGATCGAGATCACCAGCTGGCTTCGGATCGACGACGATGAGCTTGTCGAGCGGGCCGCTCGCGCGTCCGGCCCGGGCGGACAACATGTCAACAAGACCTCCACGGCCATCGAACTGCGCTTCGACGTCCGCAACTCCCCAGCCCTACCCGAAGACGTCAAGGTGAGACTTGAAAGCCTGGGCGGCAGCCGAATGACCCAGGACGGCGTTCTCGTCCTGTTTGCACAGGGCAGCCGCTCGCAGGAAATGAACCGGCAGGAGGCGCGGGAGCGCCTTATCGAGCTGATCCGACGGGCCACGGAGAAACCCAAGCCCCGAAGACCGACCAAACCCACCTATTCCAGCAAGCTCAAGCGACTGGAGACCAAAGGAAAACGGGCCGGCATCAAAAGCCTTCGCGGCAAGCCGAGAGGCGACGACTAG
- a CDS encoding YaiI/YqxD family protein, protein MIFIDADACPVKDEVYKVAARYGLKTYVVSNSWIRVPVTPAVEQVVVDAGPDIADDWIAERAQPGDVAVTNDIPLADRVLKAGAAALAPNGRIFTLDMIGSALASRSIGEHLRSMGEVTSGPKAFGPQDRSKFLQALDTVVVKAIRGRR, encoded by the coding sequence GTGATCTTCATTGACGCCGACGCCTGCCCGGTGAAGGATGAGGTCTACAAGGTCGCCGCACGTTACGGCCTGAAGACCTATGTCGTCTCCAACAGCTGGATCCGGGTTCCGGTGACCCCAGCAGTCGAACAGGTCGTGGTCGATGCCGGCCCTGACATTGCCGACGACTGGATTGCTGAACGCGCTCAGCCGGGGGACGTCGCGGTCACAAATGACATTCCGCTGGCCGATCGAGTGCTTAAGGCTGGCGCGGCTGCCTTGGCTCCCAATGGCCGGATCTTCACTCTGGACATGATCGGTTCAGCCTTGGCCTCGCGGTCGATCGGCGAGCATCTGCGCTCAATGGGCGAAGTCACCAGTGGCCCCAAGGCCTTCGGTCCCCAGGACCGCAGCAAGTTCCTCCAGGCTCTCGACACGGTGGTCGTGAAGGCCATACGAGGTCGCCGATGA
- a CDS encoding serine hydrolase domain-containing protein yields MAMGRRTFGGGALGLIALANSASTALAADPPSGSEAFAALPACFTAQASATPFAGIVMAADGENRFTRVAGTTDGIREPTTNQRYHLASVSKVLTQVAIARLVDQGRIQLDAPISTYLPELPAEFGVITVNQLLQHRAGVFSATMMTPDLVEAVLGARSHRDLLPTVLSRPLAFVPGTQSQYSNGGYFVLGAIIEAVSGRSYSGLVDAEVLRPLGMTRTALEPTGDTAEPLTRMAGPGEPPRATPAPMKGFPPLPATAAGDGVSTAEDLLKLARALAGSSFVSTVTKAAVFPQRGPVWRIGQGGGRPGANAYFMVYPERDAAVVVLTNNDPPAGELMGEVLGTMMSGQPCRPLTEADRPSPMRIIRPPPQPS; encoded by the coding sequence ATGGCGATGGGGCGCAGAACTTTTGGCGGTGGTGCCCTTGGCTTGATCGCCTTAGCCAACTCCGCCTCGACGGCACTTGCCGCCGATCCCCCGTCCGGCAGCGAGGCCTTTGCCGCGCTCCCGGCCTGTTTCACCGCGCAGGCATCAGCTACGCCCTTTGCCGGAATCGTCATGGCCGCCGACGGCGAGAACCGCTTCACGCGCGTGGCAGGCACAACGGACGGCATCAGGGAGCCAACGACCAATCAGCGTTATCACCTCGCCTCCGTCAGCAAGGTGCTCACCCAGGTCGCCATCGCACGACTGGTCGACCAAGGGCGGATCCAGCTCGACGCGCCGATTTCTACCTATCTGCCGGAACTTCCGGCGGAGTTTGGTGTGATCACCGTCAATCAACTGCTTCAGCATCGCGCCGGTGTTTTCTCGGCGACCATGATGACTCCCGATCTCGTGGAGGCCGTTCTGGGGGCGCGCAGCCACCGCGATCTTTTGCCGACGGTCCTCAGCCGGCCGCTAGCCTTCGTGCCAGGCACCCAGTCGCAATACTCAAACGGTGGCTATTTCGTCCTCGGCGCGATCATCGAAGCCGTTTCCGGCCGCAGCTATTCCGGCCTGGTTGACGCCGAGGTTCTCCGCCCCCTTGGCATGACCCGCACCGCACTCGAGCCGACCGGAGACACGGCAGAGCCTCTGACCCGCATGGCCGGTCCCGGCGAGCCTCCACGCGCGACACCGGCACCCATGAAGGGATTTCCGCCCCTCCCCGCAACGGCCGCTGGAGATGGGGTCAGCACCGCTGAGGACCTGCTCAAACTGGCCCGCGCACTTGCCGGCAGCAGCTTTGTTTCCACCGTGACAAAGGCGGCTGTCTTTCCTCAGCGAGGTCCAGTCTGGCGCATCGGGCAAGGTGGTGGCCGCCCCGGCGCAAACGCCTATTTCATGGTCTATCCCGAGCGCGATGCCGCCGTGGTCGTCCTGACCAACAATGATCCGCCCGCAGGCGAACTCATGGGTGAGGTGCTGGGCACCATGATGTCCGGCCAACCCTGTCGCCCCCTGACCGAGGCCGACCGGCCATCGCCGATGCGCATCATCCGCCCGCCTCCGCAGCCTTCCTAG